The genome window ATGAAATGTTAATCGAACAGCCAGAGGCGATCGCCGATGATCCCTATGGAGAGGGTTGGCTCGTAAAAGTGCGCCTTGATAATTCTAGCGAAGAATTAGAAGACGCTCTGAGTGCCGAAGAATACAGAGCCATGGTAGAGCCTGAAGTTTAGGATGTTTTGAGGGGAAAATTACCCTCATCTGTAGCCAAGAAATGGGCAAATTTTCGAGCTAGGGTAGGCACAAACACAAAGGGGCTAGTAAATCCAGAAAATACGGATAAGCCATCTATTTGCTCAACCCTACCCACCTGAAAAGGTACATCTTTACTAAAAGCCACTTGGCAATTATGCCATTGTCCTTCTAAGGTTCCCAAAGCAGGAAGGTAATGGGCGATCGCCCCTCGAATCTTCTCCTCGCTAACCCTAGCATCCACAGGAGCAGAAGTATTTGTACGAATTTGACTAATTTGACCTAAACACACACTCCCATCCAAAAATTGAATAGCCCCTGGCTCCAGTACTTCCCCCTGTAGCTCATCATTAGGATTTTCCCAAAGGGTATCTTTTGCCAACGCCGTCACATCCTCCTCCATCAAAAATCTTGCCGTGGTACTAGGCATTATCAAACAACGTAGTTTAATATCCGTGGGTTTAGTTTTTATCAGTTGAGCATGGGTAAAATAGATAGGTAAACTAACCCCCACATCCCTTAATAAACCTCTACAAAAAGCCCCTGCACACAATATAACCTCTGGTGCAAAATAACTATTTTTACTTGTTTTTATACCTACAGTTTGACTTCCTTTTTTCTCCAAATCAATCACCAACTCCTCTCGAATTTCACCCCCCAACCTCTTAAAAGCAATTTGATAACCCATAATTAATTTATGAGGGTTAACATGACCATGGGGGAAGCGTAAACAACCCGAAATCGCCTCCCGATTCAGCAAAGGCTCTAAACCACAACTATCCTCAACACTTAACAATTCAGGCTGAATCCAAAAATTCTGATAATTAGTCCTTACCTGCTCAGGGTTTTTGTCGTGGGGAATGGTAAAAAGTAGATCTAAATCTCGATATTGGGTATCATAGTCAAGCTCATCACTCAACCCTCGCTGAATTTTTATCCCCTCCTGACATAGGGATATGGTGCGATCGTCCGTACCACACCAATAAGCAATTCCCCCATAACTATAAACAGTACCATTAAAAAAATTGAGATTTTTTTCTACCAACAAAACCTTCTGACCTTTTTTCGCCAACTCATAGGCTAAAGCCGAACCAGTTAACCCCGCACCCACCACAATCACATCATAATTCATGCACAACCCCTTAAAAAAACTTCTATTATCTATGGTTTATTGTTAATTGCTATGCTTTCCCCAATTCAACAAACCTTGTACTAATATAATAACTGTCCTTTACAAAAAGACACAATTAACCCATGCGTAAACTAATTACCAAATATCTGAGTATCTTTGTTCTCAGTCTGATTTTTATTGTTAACTTTACTCCCCAAGCCTTAGCTCAGTTTCCTTTTTTTAATTTGCCCACCAGTAGCGTGGTAGATTTTCCCGAAACTCCCGAATGGGATTTAAATAAAGCTCGTCCTTGCGGAAAATATTGGTGTAGTGATGTTTATCTCTTTGGTAATTCCGAAATCATGGAAGAACAATTAACCCTTGCTTTGCCTAGGGAATCCGAAAAAACATCCGCCGAAATTGCGATCGATGTTGAACAAAGAGCCAAATTTGTACAAAATATTTTTGAAGGAATTTTTCGAAATATTATTCAATCTAACTCCTTTGAATTTTCAGACGAAAGACAATCCCTCAGTTTTTGGTTTTTAAATAATAGAGAAAAACCTCGACATCCATTTACTCCCATAGTAGAAGTAGGAACAGAAAATAATCAAACCGTTGTATTTGTACCCAGACAACCTGATTTAGGTTTATCATCCCAAGCCCTTGTCACTGTAACGGGTATAGATGCTAGTGCGAACGCTTCTACCATCGAAGAGTTGGGGGAAGAATGGAGATTAAAAGTGGCTAACTCTATTAGTGATGCACTCTGGGGAGCGGAAATGAATCATCAACAACCCCTAATAAGATTGCAAATATCGGTAATAGTTGGAATAATTGCTCTTATTTTTATAATTTTAGTTAATAAGTTCAAAAGATTTATCAAAAAAATAGCCAAGATACTAAGACAAGAGTTACAGGATATAAAAGATACTTTAACAGTTGATCCTGAAGCTCATAAAAAAGATGACGAACAAACTCAAACTGATACAGAAACAAAAACTCGGAACTATACTCAGCCTTTGTCAGGAAGAATATCAAGTAAAACTCAACCCATATCAAAAAAAATACAAACCTTTAGAAGGTTATTAGGACGAGTCTTTAATCAAAGTATTAGTAATGGTATTCAAGTTATCTCCGATGGTTTACAAATACCTACTCAAATTTTACCAACGGTTTACCAGCAAACCCAAAATGTAATTAAACAACAGTTAAATTTAATTCAATTACTTCTTCGGATTTTCCTCTTAGGGCAAATTACGGCAATCTTAATAAGTATAGGAACTATCGTTATCACTTATAGAGAGACCCGTTATTTATTCAATCTGTTTTTCTCTCAAGCAATTTTGGTTCCAATAATCTGGATTTGTATTGTGTTGGTTGACAAAATCGGAGACTTTTGGATTGATTCAATACTCAATAGATGGGCTAGGGAAAAACAAGAATTATTCCCTAATTCTAATCGTCCTACCCTTAGGGTTAATACTTATTCTCCTGCTTTGCAAGGGGCAACAACTTTTATTTTCACAGTTATCGGTATTTCACTAACTTTTGCTTTTACGGGGTTAAATCCGACGGTAATAGCGGGGGCAGGAGCAGCAGCGGTGGTGTTTGCTTTCCTTTCTCGTAATCTTTTGGAAGATATGCTTAATGGTATTTTAATTTTATATACTGACCGTTTTGCTGTGGGAGATGTGGTAGAAATTAATGGTTTTGCGGGTTGTGTAGAGAGTATGAATCTTTATGCTACTTCTTTGCGTAATTTGGATGGACAGTTAATCGTAATCCCGAATGGTCATATCTCCACGGTGGTTAATATGACTAAAAATTGGTCTAGGGTTAATTTTACCATTGAAATTGCTTGGGATCAGGACATAAAAACCGCTACCAATTTAATTCAAGAGGTAGCTGAACAACTCTACGAGGAGATAGAATGGCATGAAAAAATCCTTGAACCTGCTGATATTTTGGGTATTGAAAAGGTCTCCCATGATGGTATTATGATCCGACTTTTAATTAAAACTTTACCTGCGGAACAATGGGCTGTGGGTAGGGAGTTACGATTAAGAGTTAAGGAGGCTTTTGATAGGAGTGGAATTTCTTTGGGTATTCCTCAAAGGGAAATTTGGCATCGAGACTCTAATCAATCTAATGGGTTTAAGGTGGAAAAATATTAGATTGGGGTGAGAGGTTTGAGGTTAGGTACTTTTTTGTGGTGTATCCTCCTTAAGTAAGTCTATGTTTTGCTTCTTAGTTTCTGATAATTAATACTTATTCTTGGATTATGATTTCTAAATTCTAATTAACCATAGAAATCTATCTATTAAGGGAAATTTGTGGGATAATTGTGAGGTTTAATTAAAAAAAGTATAGTTATCCATGCCTGAAGCAGTAGGAGTTATTCAAACTTTGGGTTTTCCCTCTATCTTGGCAGCGGCTGATGCGATGGTTAAAAGCGCCCGAGTTACCCTTGTTTATTTTGATAAGGCGGAAAGTGGTCAATTTGCGATCGCCATTAGGGGTGCTGTATCAGAGGTTAATCGAGCCATGGAGGAGGGATTAATGAAGGCGGAGGAAGTTTTTGGCGGTGAAGTGATGACCCATTACATTGTCCCTAATCCTCCCCCTAATGTGGTGGATGTGTTACCCATTGCCCATAATGAGGTTTCTAATCCTTATCGGATGTAAGCCTTTTGACCATTATTAAACCATTAAAATAAGTTTTTATATCTAAATAAAATTATAGGAGTATATATAGATTATGCCTTCACAATCAGCCATTGGTTCTATTGAAACCAAAGGATTTCCCGGTATTTTAGCGGCAGCTGATGCCATGGTAAAAGCTGGTAGAGTTACCCTTGTGGGTTATATCAGGGTGGGTAGCGCTCGTTTTACCGTGAATATTCGTGGGGATGTTTCCGAAGTTAAAACCGCCATGGCAGCAGGAATCGAAGCGGTGAAAAAAGCCGAAGGTGCTACCCTCGAATCTTGGGTAATTATTCCCCGTCCTCACCAAAATGTATGTGCGGTATTACCCATTGATTACACTGATGAGGTAGAAACCTATCGTCAAGCCGTAGAAGGCAATACGGCTCCTTATCTCCCTTCTCGGTTATAAATTTTAAAGGGTTGGACAATGTTCAACCCCGGTGGATGTTGGAGATAATTTAATTTTTGGCTTTGGTGTAATTGGCGATCGCACTTATATAGATAAAATGTGCAAAGAGAATAACAGCCCAAATACCTGTTAACCAAGTAATCCAAGACCATTGGGCGTGTTGCAGGTTATGGAAAAACCACGCTCCCGAATTGACAGCAGTAAACAAAGCAACATGAACAGCAAAATTCATGCGATCGTCTAATTTTCTATATTTGAGGTCATTTTCTCGATCTGGTTCCCGGGGCCAACGTGGAGGCATAATTTCTTTTCAATACTAACTTCAATTTCTTGTCTATTTTATCTCAACCTTAGAGTGATGGCTATGGGCGCGAAGAATCAACCTTTAAACCTTTAGATGCTAACCATTCAGGGTTATAAAGCCGAGACTGATAGCGTCCGCCCCCGTCACACAACACCGTTACAATCCGATGACCGGGACCTAGTTTTTTGGCTACAGCCACCGCTGCCGCTACATTAATACCCACAGAGCCACCCATAAATAAACCTTCCTTGTACAGTAACTGATAGATAACCCTAATGGCCTCTTGATCATCTATTCTCACCGCATCATCCATGGGTACTCCCTCCATATTGGCTGTAATGCGACTGTTACCAATACCCTCGGTGATGGAGTTGCCCTCAGCTTTCATTTCTCCTGTTTTCACGTAACTATATAAACCACTTCCCATGGGGTCTGCTAGAATACATTTTACATAGGGATTTTGATCCTTCAAAAATAAAGATACCCCAGCAAAAGTTCCCCCTGTACCCGTAGCGGCTACCCAAGCATCAATTTTATGGTCAGTTTGTTCCCAAATTTCTTTTCCTGTGGTTTCATAGTGCGCTCGGCGATTAGCAAGGTTATCAAATTGATTAGCCCAGATGGCGTTATCCATTTCCTCTGCAATGCGCCCCGATAGTTTAACGTAATTGTTCGGATCTCTGTAAGGCACCGCAGGAACTGCTCTCACCTCTGCCCCAAGGGTTCTAAGGGTATCCATCTTTTCTTGGGATTGGGTTTCAGGAATAACTATAATACATTTGTAACCTTTTGCATTACAAATATGGGCAAGTCCGATGCCCGTATTCCCCGCCGTACCTTCTACCACGGTGCCTCCCGGTTTTAATAAGCCTTTTTCCTCCGCTTCTTTGATGATATACAAGGCAGCTCTATCTTTTACCGAACCACCTGGATTAAGAAATTCGGCTTTTCCTAATATTTCGCATCCTGTTTCTTCACTGAAGCTATTTAAACGAATTAGGGGAGTATTACCAATAGTGCCGACGAAGCCTTCTTTAATATCCATTATGATGTACGTTGCTTTTTTTATCTTTATCTTTTCTAATTTTTCTATCTTACCGAAAAATGAATAGTCTAAATTAGTAATTGACCTGAGTTCGGGATAAGAAGAAGGACAAATAGTAAGCTAAAAATAACCACAAATTTAAGCCACTACATTGTCCTATGTCTAATTTAGATAAATTATTCTGTCATGTCGATGATTGGACTCGAAAATTTGAGCTCTTATGGCAAGAAAAACTCTTATCCAATGGTGTTGCCAGACGTTTGAGATCAAAAAGTCTTTGCTTGAGCGAAATAATGACCATTTTGATTGCTTTTCATCAAAATAGTTATCGTAATTTTAAACATTTGTATCTCAATCATGTTCAACAATATTGGAGACTAGCTTTTCCTAAACTCCCCAGTTATCCCTTTTTTGTCACTTTCCGAAAAGAGGAATAAAAATGTAGAATAATAATAAAAATTAAAGGTACTCACAGCAATGGATGTAGCTCAGCAAATTAGAAAACATTTACCTAGAAATCCCATGGACACGGTGCCGGTCATTGATGATTATTGTTCTGCCTACTCTACCTTGTTTTTTGATGTGCGTAACTACGAATATTTTAAATATTTACACTTAGGATTAATTTCTGATATTAAAAGAAAATCTCTTCCTGAAATTTCTCGCATCGTTAATGTTTCTTCTCAAAGTTTACATCATTTTCTCACTTGTGCTGATTGGAATTTATGGGAATTAGAAAAAACTCGTTTGCACTCAATCTTAAATGTTTTTATTAATATTCCTATTACAATTATTATTGATGAAACAGGAGACCGTAAAAAGCGGTGCGACCCCGCGTCGGCGAAAGACGCAAGGGAACGCGCACCAAGATAAGGAAATACTACGGATTATATATCTCGACAATATCATGGTCAAAGAAAAGAAATAACTTATTGGGAACTGACGACAGACCCAGAAACGATGCCAAAAAATAGTACAAGTTTTGTGATGACAAATATTAAAGGAAGTAGAAATGAACAAAAAAAAACTATAGGAAATTTATATGGTGAGCGTACATGGGTGGAGTATGGATTTCGCCAGTGTAAACAAGAACTAGGTTGGACAGATTATCGTTTAACGAAAGGAAAAGACATTTTAAAATGGTGGGAAATAATTAATAGTGTTTATTGGATGATTAGCGTAAAAACTAAGCCAGTTAAACAATTAATAAATCAGAAAAACAGAGAGGGGAACAAGGAAGAAAAAAGAATAAATAATCAAGACTGGCGTAATTTTAATAGTTGGAAAAATACATTAGTAAATTACAGAATCATGGTTCAACCAATATTAATATTTGGAGCAGTATTGCCATGGTTAAGAATGATGAAAAATGATGTCATTTGGATAGGTTTTAATAATTTGCTCGAGTATAGTAATAATTGTATGAATTATCCCTCTTTTGTCACTTTCCGAGAGAAAAAGTGGCAAAATAAAAAGATAGTAAAAATGAAACGCAATTATGGCAATGGATATAGCTGAACAAATCAGGCAACACTTACCTCGAAATCCCACAGAAACAGTTCCTCTGATTGATAACTATTGTTCGTTTTATCGTTCTTTATTTTCCGATGTGCGTAATTATGAATATTTTAAATATTTACACTTAGGATTAATTTCAACACTCAAAAGAAAATCTTTGCCAGAAATAAGTAAAATTGTTAATGTTTCCTCTCAAGGTTTACATCATTTTTTGACAAAATCTAATTGGAATTCATCAGACTTGGAAAAAGTACGTTTAAAATATATTTTAAGTATACTGATTGATACACCGATTACAGTAATCATTGATGAAACAGGAGATCGTAAAAAGCGGTGCGATCCCGCGTCGGCGAAAGACGCAAGGGAACGCGCACCAAGATAAGGAAATAACACAGATTATACTTCTCGACAATATTTGGGAAGCTTAGGGAAAATAGATCAAGGTATAGTATCAGTAAATGTTTATGGTCTTTATAGAAATATTACTTTCCCTTTAGTGATGGTAAAAAAGAAGATAGATACATTAGAGAAATTATTTATGGTCTCAGAAGAGAAATAACTTATTGGCAAATTACTACTAACACAGAAACTATGCCAGAAAACAGCACTAGTTTTGTAATGACTAACATCCAAAAAACGAGAACTCAACAGAAAAAAACCATGGGAAATTTATATGGTCAACGTACATGGGTAGAGTATGGATTTCGGCAGTGTAAACAAGAATTAGGCTGGACAGATTATCGTTTAACCAAGGGAGAAGATATAGAAAAATGGTGGGAAATTATTAATAGTGTTTACTGGATGACTAGCTTAAAAACTAAACCTATTACAGACTTAATTAATCAAAAAAAAATAGTAGAGACTCAAGATAAGAAAATCTTCATCACAGAAGATTGGCGTGATTTTAGTAGTTGGAAAAATACATTGATTAACTATCGAATTATGGTTAAACCAATGCTCATCTTTTGCACAATGTTACCTTGGTTAAGAATAATGGAGAGCGATTTATTATGGATAGGGTTTAATCATTTACTGAACCACAGCAATAATTGTATGATTCATTTTCTCAGTGGATAAATTCATTTTTTCCGATTAGTTATTTCGGAAAGTGACAAAAGAGGGATAAGTAAAATACTTCTCAATGATATTGTTAATCTGTTTCTTTTTCCATGGTGATGGGAGCAGATTCTTCTGTGGTGTCAGTATTGTCTTCTTTTCCTTTGAGTTTTAAATCCTCTAAAGTTTGCTCGTAATCATCCTTGATGAAATCTTTAACGATACCAATGCTTTGTCCTAGTCCTCTGCTATATTGAGGGGCATTTTCTATGGCTTGATTATCGGCAATAACACGCTTATCGGTAATGGTAAGTATATCTTCTGGGGCAAGGGAATAAATACCTTCTTTAATACCTTTCCAACCACTAGAGCTAAATAAATAGTTAATTACTTTTCCTGTTTCTTGGGATATGATATAGTCAACGATTTTACCTGCTTTATCTCCTGAGTTTGACCATAATTGAGCCCCTATCAAAAAAGTGTCCCATTCATCTAGTTGAATTTCTATTTCTTGATCGTAGTGGACGATGATACTATCTTTGCCGATACTTTCTATTTGTTGCCATGAAAAACCATGTTTATCTCTACCTAGTAGTCCAGCTTTTGAGATGATTCCTTTTACTTGGTGGCTTTCTAATTCTAAGACGATATTGTCTAATTTGCCTACATTTTCGGTAGTGGAATAATTGATAATTAAACGGTCAATTAACTCACTGCGTTTTAATTCTAGCTTGGACATGATTATAAAAATATTTAATAGTTAAAATATATGGTCATTATAACTGAAGATCCTTTAACTATTGATGCTTTAGTCTTGCCAAAGATTACTTAGAGCAAGGAAAATAAAACCGATTGCCGCTATACTTTTTAATAATTTAACTGGTAAAAATTCTCCCATACCAACCCCGACAATTACCCCCAAGAAACTAGCAAGAATAAGGGCGACCACAGAGCCAAGGAATACTGCTTGAGGTGATTTAGAACTACCGCTAAGGGCGATCGCCGCTAACTGACTTTTATCACCTATCTCGGCAACAAAAACCGTAATAAAAGTCAAACTTAAAATATCCCAATTCATATAATATGATAACTATTTAGTTAATAAAAAATAAACGAAAAAAAACCCAATTCAAAAAAATATAAATAAAAAATAAAAATTGGCAAAAATCAAGATAACAGCTAAAATTATATAACAAATTGAAATGATTATAAATAATTAAATGAAAATTTTAGTTACAGGGGGTGCCGGATTCATTGGCTCTCACCTCATCGACTCCCTCATGAATCAAGGTCATGAAATATTATGCCTCGACAACTTCTATACAGGGGAAAAAACCAATGTAGATCATTGGCTAGACCATCATAACTTTGAATTGATTCGCCATGACATCACTGAACCCATCCGTTTAGAAGTAGATCAAATTTATCATCTTGCCTGTCCAGCCTCCCCAGTTCATTATCAATTTAACCCCGTCAAAACCATCAAAACCAATGTGATGGGAACATTGAATATGTTAGGTTTAGCAAAAAGAGTAAAAGCCAGATTTTTACTCGCTTCCACCTCCGAAGTATATGGAGACCCTACTGTTCATCCTCAAACCGAAGAATATCGGGGTAATGTAAATTGCATCGGACCTCGTTCCTGTTATGACGAAGGAAAAAGAGTTGCTGAAACCCTAGCTTTTGATTATTACCGAGAGCATAAAGTTGATATTAGGGTGGCTCGTATCTTCAACACCTATGGGCCAAGAATGTTAGAAAAAGATGGTCGGGTAGTTAGTAATTTTATTGCTCAAGCCATTAGGGGAATTCCGCTGACAGTTTATGGCGATGGCAGTCAAACCCGTAGTTTCTGCTATGTATCCGATCTTGTGGCTGGATTAATGGCTTTGATGAATGGTGATTATATCGGCCCTGTCAATTTAGGTAATCCTGGAGAATATACTATCCTTGAATTAGCTAAAACTGTACAAGAAATGGTCAAACCTGATAGCGAATTGGTTTATAAACCCCTACCAGAAGATGATCCGATGCAACGTCAGCCCAACATTAGTAAGGCTAAACACTATCTTAATTGGGAACCTACTATTCCCTTAAAGCATGGCTTAAAGTTAACCATTGAAGATTTTCAACAACGAATCAAAATATAAAATATAAATAGAGCAACGGACAAGGAATTTTATAATTCTTTGTCTTTATTTTGTCCTTGTTTCTTCGACTTCAAACTTATAAAGAGCGCACGATACTGTTTTTTGTTATACACTTCCATAATATGAAAGCCTTTTAAAATATTTATTTGCTATGAAAGTTTGTGTTATCGGTACTGGTTATGTTGGATTGGTAACAGGAGTTTGTTTGGCCCATATTGGTCATGATGTTATCTGTATCGACAATAATGAGAATAAGGTTAATTTGATGAAACAGGGGCAGTCCCCCATTTATGAACCTGGTTTATCAGAATTGATGCGCTCTTCTATGGATTCGGGGCGGTTGTCTTTTTCGACGGATTTAGGGGCTGGGGTAAACCATGGTGAGATTCTATTTATTGCGGTGGGTACTCCTCCTTTACCCACGGGGGAAAGTGATACTCGTTATGTAGAAGCGGTAGCCAAGGGCATTGGGGCGAATTTGAATGGTGGTTATAAGGTTATTGTTAATAAATCTACTGTGCCTATCGGTTCGGGGGATTGGGTTCGCATGATTGTTTTAGATGGGCTAAAGGAAAGGTCTGGGGTTTCTCAGGGAGAAGGCTTTACCATGAGGGAAGAAGCGGAGGCTCCTTTTGATGTGGTGAGTAATCCTGAATTTTTGCGCGAGGGTAGTGCGGTATATGATACTTTTAATCCCGATCGCATTGTACTTGGTGGCTCTAGTGATCAGGCGATCTCCCTGATGACGCAATTATATCAACCTTTAATTAATCATGAATTTTCGCGGAATAAGTCTTTACCCCCTGTGCCAGTGGTGGTAACGGATTTAAATTCTGCTGAGATGATTAAATATGCCGCCAATGCTTTCTTGGCTACTAAGATTAGTTTTATTAATGAAGTGGCGAATGTGTGCGATCGTGTAGGAGCTGATGTTACTCAGGTTGCCAAGGGTATAGGTTTAGATTCTCGCATTGGTAGCAAATTTCTCCAGGCTGGCATTGGTTGGGGTGGCTCTTGTTTTCCGAAGGATGTATCAGCCCTTATCCACACGGCGGAGGACTATGGTTATAACACGGAATTACTTAACGCCGCCGTTAATGTGAATAAACGACAACGGGTAATGGCCATCGAGAAATTACAACAGGAGTTAAAAATCCTTAAGGGGAAGGTTGTGGGTTTGCTGGGTTTAACTTTTAAGCCTGATACCGATGACATGAGAGATGCTCCTGCTTTAAATATTATTGAGGAGTTAAATCGCCTCGGGGCTAAGGTAAAAGCCTATGATCCCATTGTTTCTCAAACGGGTATTAGTCATGGTTTATCGGGGGTAATCATCGAAAGTGATGCTTCTATGTTGGCTGATGGTTGCGATGCTTTGGTGTTAGTTACCGATTGGCAAGAGTTTTTAGAACTTGATTTTGAGAAGATGGCTAAGGCTATGAAACAGCCTTTAATCATCGACGGGCGTAACTTCCTTGATAAAAGGGCGATCGAGGAACTCGGCTTCCGCTATGTTGGTATGGGCAGATAATTATGGGGTGATAGGTGTTAGGGAAACTTTTAAATATTAAAATCATGGGGAACATAAGGGAATCAGTCTTTTATTCCCATTAAAATAAAATTGGCGTTGCTTAATCATTGTATAAAATATAATTGAATGACACTGATATCGAGACACTAAAATATTATCACTATTGCCTGTTCCCCGTTCCCCGTTCCCTATTCCTTATTATTACAAAACTTTAAGTTTCCTATAACGACTCTTAATTTGGTAAAGTAGATTACGACAAATCTAACTATACTTAGACGAGCTAGTTTTTTTAGTATGGCAACCAGAAAAAAATTAGCAATCATAAGTAAAACACAAGATTTAAAATTAAAAATTTAGAAAAAAATCAAAAGAGAGGTCAAATCATGAGGTTTCGTAACCTATTAGTAGCTTTCTTGATTGTATGCTTAGGGTTTTTAGGAGCTTGTAGTGATGGACAAGCCAAAGCATATGATCCCAAAACAATCACCTATGATGAAATTGTTAATACTGGATTGGCAAATAAATGTCCCCAAATTAATGAGTTTACCCGTGGTTCCATTGATATTAGCCCCGATCAGCCCCTAGCGGTGGTTGATATGTGTTTAGAGCCTGAAGAATATTTTGTCAAAGAAGAGCCTGTTAACAAAAGAAAAGAGGCTGAATATATTCAAGCAAAGGTA of Cyanobacterium sp. HL-69 contains these proteins:
- a CDS encoding sarcosine oxidase, subunit beta codes for the protein MNYDVIVVGAGLTGSALAYELAKKGQKVLLVEKNLNFFNGTVYSYGGIAYWCGTDDRTISLCQEGIKIQRGLSDELDYDTQYRDLDLLFTIPHDKNPEQVRTNYQNFWIQPELLSVEDSCGLEPLLNREAISGCLRFPHGHVNPHKLIMGYQIAFKRLGGEIREELVIDLEKKGSQTVGIKTSKNSYFAPEVILCAGAFCRGLLRDVGVSLPIYFTHAQLIKTKPTDIKLRCLIMPSTTARFLMEEDVTALAKDTLWENPNDELQGEVLEPGAIQFLDGSVCLGQISQIRTNTSAPVDARVSEEKIRGAIAHYLPALGTLEGQWHNCQVAFSKDVPFQVGRVEQIDGLSVFSGFTSPFVFVPTLARKFAHFLATDEGNFPLKTS
- a CDS encoding small conductance mechanosensitive channel, encoding MRKLITKYLSIFVLSLIFIVNFTPQALAQFPFFNLPTSSVVDFPETPEWDLNKARPCGKYWCSDVYLFGNSEIMEEQLTLALPRESEKTSAEIAIDVEQRAKFVQNIFEGIFRNIIQSNSFEFSDERQSLSFWFLNNREKPRHPFTPIVEVGTENNQTVVFVPRQPDLGLSSQALVTVTGIDASANASTIEELGEEWRLKVANSISDALWGAEMNHQQPLIRLQISVIVGIIALIFIILVNKFKRFIKKIAKILRQELQDIKDTLTVDPEAHKKDDEQTQTDTETKTRNYTQPLSGRISSKTQPISKKIQTFRRLLGRVFNQSISNGIQVISDGLQIPTQILPTVYQQTQNVIKQQLNLIQLLLRIFLLGQITAILISIGTIVITYRETRYLFNLFFSQAILVPIIWICIVLVDKIGDFWIDSILNRWAREKQELFPNSNRPTLRVNTYSPALQGATTFIFTVIGISLTFAFTGLNPTVIAGAGAAAVVFAFLSRNLLEDMLNGILILYTDRFAVGDVVEINGFAGCVESMNLYATSLRNLDGQLIVIPNGHISTVVNMTKNWSRVNFTIEIAWDQDIKTATNLIQEVAEQLYEEIEWHEKILEPADILGIEKVSHDGIMIRLLIKTLPAEQWAVGRELRLRVKEAFDRSGISLGIPQREIWHRDSNQSNGFKVEKY
- a CDS encoding Carbon dioxide concentrating mechanism protein CcmK-like protein, with product MPSQSAIGSIETKGFPGILAAADAMVKAGRVTLVGYIRVGSARFTVNIRGDVSEVKTAMAAGIEAVKKAEGATLESWVIIPRPHQNVCAVLPIDYTDEVETYRQAVEGNTAPYLPSRL
- the cysK gene encoding cysteine synthase A, with the translated sequence MDIKEGFVGTIGNTPLIRLNSFSEETGCEILGKAEFLNPGGSVKDRAALYIIKEAEEKGLLKPGGTVVEGTAGNTGIGLAHICNAKGYKCIIVIPETQSQEKMDTLRTLGAEVRAVPAVPYRDPNNYVKLSGRIAEEMDNAIWANQFDNLANRRAHYETTGKEIWEQTDHKIDAWVAATGTGGTFAGVSLFLKDQNPYVKCILADPMGSGLYSYVKTGEMKAEGNSITEGIGNSRITANMEGVPMDDAVRIDDQEAIRVIYQLLYKEGLFMGGSVGINVAAAVAVAKKLGPGHRIVTVLCDGGGRYQSRLYNPEWLASKGLKVDSSRP
- a CDS encoding IS982 family transposase, translated to MSNLDKLFCHVDDWTRKFELLWQEKLLSNGVARRLRSKSLCLSEIMTILIAFHQNSYRNFKHLYLNHVQQYWRLAFPKLPSYPFFVTFRKEE
- a CDS encoding putative carbon dioxide concentrating mechanism protein CcmK translates to MPEAVGVIQTLGFPSILAAADAMVKSARVTLVYFDKAESGQFAIAIRGAVSEVNRAMEEGLMKAEEVFGGEVMTHYIVPNPPPNVVDVLPIAHNEVSNPYRM
- the ugd gene encoding UDP glucose 6-dehydrogenase Ugd → MKVCVIGTGYVGLVTGVCLAHIGHDVICIDNNENKVNLMKQGQSPIYEPGLSELMRSSMDSGRLSFSTDLGAGVNHGEILFIAVGTPPLPTGESDTRYVEAVAKGIGANLNGGYKVIVNKSTVPIGSGDWVRMIVLDGLKERSGVSQGEGFTMREEAEAPFDVVSNPEFLREGSAVYDTFNPDRIVLGGSSDQAISLMTQLYQPLINHEFSRNKSLPPVPVVVTDLNSAEMIKYAANAFLATKISFINEVANVCDRVGADVTQVAKGIGLDSRIGSKFLQAGIGWGGSCFPKDVSALIHTAEDYGYNTELLNAAVNVNKRQRVMAIEKLQQELKILKGKVVGLLGLTFKPDTDDMRDAPALNIIEELNRLGAKVKAYDPIVSQTGISHGLSGVIIESDASMLADGCDALVLVTDWQEFLELDFEKMAKAMKQPLIIDGRNFLDKRAIEELGFRYVGMGR
- a CDS encoding UDP-glucuronate decarboxylase produces the protein MKILVTGGAGFIGSHLIDSLMNQGHEILCLDNFYTGEKTNVDHWLDHHNFELIRHDITEPIRLEVDQIYHLACPASPVHYQFNPVKTIKTNVMGTLNMLGLAKRVKARFLLASTSEVYGDPTVHPQTEEYRGNVNCIGPRSCYDEGKRVAETLAFDYYREHKVDIRVARIFNTYGPRMLEKDGRVVSNFIAQAIRGIPLTVYGDGSQTRSFCYVSDLVAGLMALMNGDYIGPVNLGNPGEYTILELAKTVQEMVKPDSELVYKPLPEDDPMQRQPNISKAKHYLNWEPTIPLKHGLKLTIEDFQQRIKI